In Chryseobacterium oranimense, a single window of DNA contains:
- a CDS encoding response regulator encodes MKVLIVDDSIHKIDILSKFVNNHSPNSYIDTAESIKNALSTIQEKDLIYNLIIIDQYLPLRNGEEPIAEGGKNLLQEMYRKLQNKIPNYIIGFSQYENEQIEFSKIWNVIKYDADSTHWKHAFSELLNHIKNNNFNTQKEFVLPTIFVEGLTDKFYIEQTILHYFPELIDKISVKTQTSAGSNWVANQLVAWSHSMYKDNDGNFIKCVGILDNDEAGRRSKKELDAKSFSGNQQKTSKSIPLGPKYNPSILDFYKKGCKIEIDIESLFEIDVWIEAESKGILEMRNPVFSEAPTNWQPFEETSKDFMLNQGISEQHLLYTKKVKSLKKDDFLKLVRNDESKLKQKLVNFKTLLDDIIKELGLNNN; translated from the coding sequence ATGAAAGTCCTAATTGTAGATGACAGTATACATAAAATAGATATATTATCAAAATTTGTTAATAACCATTCTCCTAATTCTTATATTGATACTGCTGAAAGTATCAAAAATGCTCTAAGTACAATTCAAGAAAAAGATTTAATTTATAATTTAATCATTATTGATCAATATCTTCCATTAAGAAATGGAGAAGAGCCAATAGCTGAAGGAGGAAAGAACTTATTACAGGAAATGTATAGAAAACTCCAAAACAAAATACCAAACTATATTATTGGATTTAGTCAATATGAAAATGAACAAATTGAATTTTCAAAAATTTGGAATGTAATAAAATATGATGCAGATTCTACTCATTGGAAGCATGCTTTTTCTGAGCTATTAAATCATATTAAAAACAATAACTTTAATACTCAGAAAGAGTTTGTTTTACCTACTATTTTTGTTGAAGGTTTAACAGATAAATTCTATATTGAGCAAACTATTCTTCATTACTTCCCTGAACTTATTGATAAAATTTCAGTAAAAACACAAACAAGTGCTGGTTCAAATTGGGTTGCAAACCAATTAGTGGCATGGTCACACAGTATGTATAAAGATAATGATGGTAACTTTATTAAATGTGTAGGAATATTAGATAATGATGAAGCAGGTAGAAGGTCTAAAAAAGAACTAGATGCAAAATCTTTTTCTGGAAACCAACAGAAAACATCTAAGTCTATCCCATTGGGTCCCAAATATAACCCTTCAATTCTTGATTTTTATAAAAAGGGGTGTAAAATTGAGATTGATATTGAATCTTTATTTGAGATTGATGTATGGATTGAAGCAGAGAGTAAGGGTATTTTAGAAATGAGAAACCCTGTATTTAGTGAAGCCCCAACTAATTGGCAACCTTTTGAAGAAACAAGTAAAGACTTTATGCTAAATCAGGGTATATCAGAACAACATTTATTATATACAAAAAAAGTTAAAAGCTTAAAAAAGGATGATTTTCTAAAACTTGTAAGAAATGATGAGTCAAAATTAAAACAAAAATTGGTTAATTTTAAAACTCTTCTAGATGATATTATAAAAGAATTAGGATTAAATAATAATTAG
- a CDS encoding helix-turn-helix domain-containing protein gives MEKLEILKAVGNKIKEIRQSKGFSQLDLVGKMEGNIDVTNISRIEQGRTNPTVYTLFRIADALDVHPKEFFDIKITDT, from the coding sequence ATGGAAAAGTTAGAAATTTTAAAAGCAGTTGGAAATAAGATTAAGGAGATAAGACAAAGTAAAGGTTTTTCTCAGCTTGATCTTGTAGGTAAAATGGAAGGGAATATTGATGTAACTAATATTTCAAGAATAGAACAAGGAAGAACTAATCCTACAGTTTATACTCTTTTCAGAATTGCAGATGCTCTAGATGTCCACCCAAAGGAATTCTTTGATATAAAAATTACAGATACCTAA
- a CDS encoding DUF3871 family protein, with amino-acid sequence MNIPDQPKSESSTVDNKPESLNVVQASFMPNSKVESYSSDITTGNNQPSPFIMANTLEATLHHLQNDCIIPVFSRDNEKTIAHQEFIECIINAVNKAFPYHSITAPEIRVSHQIKGRTPSAIHKPVKELLEHEKTIYYERMAFIIKVPSITDIVNGNELSLTIGGVRAYNQENLYSKKSLEKFKFFIGFQNKVCCNLCVSTDGFLEDIRTSNADDLCNKAVETIQNYNAELHFMEMKELTQDYLSEHQFAQLIGKSRLYQHLPKAEKQNIPLLNFNDSHINTMAKDYYEDKNFCREDDGRINLWDVYNLFTQANKSSYIDTFLDRNLNAFEFTKGIQKVFNGNSDYHWFLS; translated from the coding sequence AAAGTAGAAAGTTACTCTAGTGATATTACTACTGGAAATAATCAGCCCAGCCCATTTATTATGGCTAATACACTAGAAGCTACATTACATCACTTACAGAATGATTGTATAATTCCTGTATTCTCTAGAGACAATGAAAAAACTATTGCACATCAGGAATTTATAGAATGTATTATTAATGCTGTAAATAAAGCATTCCCTTACCACAGCATTACAGCCCCTGAAATTAGGGTATCTCATCAAATTAAGGGTAGAACTCCTTCAGCTATTCATAAGCCTGTAAAAGAGCTTTTAGAGCATGAAAAGACTATCTATTATGAAAGAATGGCTTTTATTATTAAAGTTCCTTCTATTACTGATATAGTGAATGGGAATGAACTTTCTCTAACTATTGGTGGAGTAAGAGCATACAATCAGGAGAATCTCTACAGTAAGAAATCCTTAGAAAAGTTCAAGTTCTTTATTGGGTTTCAGAATAAAGTATGCTGTAACCTTTGTGTATCTACTGATGGGTTCCTTGAAGATATAAGAACTTCTAATGCTGATGATTTATGCAATAAAGCAGTAGAAACCATACAGAACTATAATGCAGAGCTACATTTCATGGAGATGAAGGAACTTACACAGGATTACCTTTCAGAACATCAATTTGCCCAGCTTATAGGTAAGAGTAGGTTGTATCAACACTTACCCAAAGCAGAGAAACAGAATATCCCTCTACTTAATTTCAATGACAGCCATATTAATACAATGGCAAAGGATTATTATGAGGATAAGAATTTCTGTAGAGAAGATGATGGCAGGATTAATCTCTGGGATGTTTATAATCTTTTTACACAAGCTAACAAGAGTAGTTATATAGATACTTTCCTTGACAGAAATTTAAATGCCTTTGAGTTTACTAAGGGTATTCAGAAAGTATTCAATGGTAATTCAGATTACCATTGGTTTTTGAGTTAA